Proteins encoded by one window of Ptiloglossa arizonensis isolate GNS036 unplaced genomic scaffold, iyPtiAriz1_principal scaffold0969, whole genome shotgun sequence:
- the LOC143154686 gene encoding NADH-ubiquinone oxidoreductase chain 5-like, producing the protein MTAPTPISSLVHSSTLVTAGVYLLIRYRKIIIINNINFYLTLISRLTILIAGLIANFEYDLKKIIAFSTLRQLGFILIILRLGYRELAFFHLVVHALFKSNIFICAGDFIHRIIGNQDIRKYGGLVKIFPLKRIIIIICLLNLAGFPFRSGFYSKDIFLEYFFAEKYNLIIIMIVYISTFLTICYRIRLIK; encoded by the coding sequence ATGACTGCGCCTACTCctatttcttctttagttcattcttcgaCTTTGGTTACAgcaggagtttatttattaattcggtatagaaaaataattataattaataatataaatttttatttgacaTTAATTTCTAGATTAACTATATTAATAGCGggattaatagcaaattttgaataTGATCTTAAAAagattattgctttttctactttaagacaattaggatttatattaataattttaaggtTAGGGTATCGAGAGTTAGCTTTTTTTCATTTGGTTgttcatgctttatttaaatcaaatatatttatatgtgcaggagATTTTATTCatagaataataggaaatcaagatattcGAAAGTATGGAgggttagttaaaatttttcctttaaaaagaataattataattatatgtttATTGAATTTAGCAGGATTTCCTTTTAgatctggattttattctaaggacatatttttagaatattttttcgcagaaaaatataatttaattataataatgattgtttatatttctacatttttgaCTATTTGTTATAGAATCCGATTAATTAAGTGA
- the LOC143154698 gene encoding NADH-ubiquinone oxidoreductase chain 4-like → MRKVKENFVILISHHIEIIDINIGVFNFKIPLYIFHGWLLKAHVEAPVYGSIILASILLKLGTYGLIGGIILRLVCIRQVDLKIIVAYSSVVHIRLLVAGIYRCIKVGLIGRYVLIISHGLCSSGIFYIVNIIYEKTNRRLLLINKGLLNLYSLIGLM, encoded by the exons ATGCGTAAAg ttaaagaaaattttgtaatattaataaGTCATCATATTGAGATAATTGATATAAAT ATTGGTGTTTTTAATT ttaAAATTCCATTGTATATATTTCATGGGTGGTTATTAAAAGCTCATGTTGAAGCTCCTGTTTATGGATCAATAATTTTAgcttcaattttattaaaattaggaACTTATGG attAATTGGTGGTATTATTTTAAGATTAGTTTGTATACGGCAagttgatttaaaaattatagtagCTTATTCGTCAGTAGTTCATATAAGATTATTGGTAGCAGGTATCTATAGATGTATAAAAGTTGGTTTGATTGGAAGATATGTATTGATAATTTCTCATGGATTGTGTTCATCTGGAATATTttatatagtaaatataatttatgaaaaaacaAATAgacgtttattattaattaataaagggttattaaatttatattcattaataGGTTTAATGTGA